The bacterium genomic interval GCCGCGACCGGTCCCCCCGCGGGTCCGGGCGCCGCCGGTCCTGTGGCGGTTCCGCTGCCGGTCGTCTCGGGCGGGATCGCCGCCGGCTGCGACACGCCTGATCGCGAGGCGTCGGGCGTTCCGGGAGCGGCCGCGGCCGGCGCGTGACGCAGCGCGCCCTTCGCGAGCAGAAATCCCGCCGCGGCCGATCCGCCAAACACGCCGGCCACCAGCAGCAGGATCAGCACGCCTCGGCGCACCATCACACCGCCCCCCTGGTCGCGGATCCGTTCGCGGCCCTAGCCTCCGCCCGCGGATCGGCGATTCCGCTCCGCGACATCATGCATCCGTCATCCGCTATTCGACGCGGCTCTTCCTTCCCTCGGTATGCCCGGCCCTCCGCAGCGTCAGCGTATCACGCCGCGGTAGCGGTGGTAGATCGCGAGCAGAATGCCCCCTGCGACCAGCACCGCGTAGTAGGAGACGATGCGGTCGATCAGGACGCCGCTGCGGGCGACCGTCATGGCGACGGCGTGCGGCGCCAGCACCGCGATCAGTCCCGCCTGCGACACTTCGGTAACGCCCACGCCCCCCGGCACCAAGAGCGCCATCCCGAGGACCACCGCCCCGACGTAGGTGAAGATCAGGACCTGCGGCGCGAGTCCGACCCGCAGCGCGCCAAAGACCGCGACGACGCGCGTGAAGTCCAGCGCGATCCCGAGCGCGGTCAGGGCAAGTAGCGGGCCCAGCGTGTGCCGCCGGCGCGCGACGGCGACACTCGTGCACAACAGGTCTACGAACCTCTGCCCGTGCTCGCGAACCGCCCGGAACGGCACGAGCCGCAGCAGCGCAGTCGCGGCCGCGCGGACGCGGTCCGGCGCCCCGGCGAGCAGCGTCGCGCCCGCGACGATCGCCGCGATCAGCACCGGCAGCGCGGCCGTCCCGAGCACCGTCTGCCGGGGCAGCAGCAGCGCGGCCACGAGCAGTCCTGCGACCAGCGCGACGATGTCGAGCAGCCGCTCGATGAGCATCGCCGACACCGACAAGCCGAGGCCCACGCCGTACGCGTCGCGAAGCATGACGGCCTTTGCCAGCTCGAAGCTCCGGCCCGGGGTCATGCTGCCGGCCGCGATACCGCAGATCACGGAGACGAAAGCGAACCGTCCGGACACCCTGGTGTCCGTCAGCCGCCGGACCATGTACCGCCAGCGCACCGCGCGGACCGCCATCTGCGCCGGAACCGCGAGCACGGCGAGCGCGAACAGGAGCGGCTCGACCTCCCGCAGCGCGCGGGCCGCCGCCTGGAGGTTGGTCGTCGTCCCGAACACGATGAGGATCGCGACGCCGCCCGCGGACAGCGCGTAGGTCATCCAGCGCGTGGAGGCGCGCGCCGACACGGCCGGCGCGGCGACCGTCGATGTGCCGGATTCGAGACTCGGGCTCACCGCCCGCTCACGCCGGCCCGGACGGAGCGAGGTCCGCGAGATAGCGCCGCAGCGTCTCGCGGCGCTCGGCGAGCGTCCGCGCCCGCGCGCGATCCCCGGCGACGACCTCGGCCGGCGCCTTCGCGGCGAACGCGGGATCCTCGAGCCGTTTATTCACCCCGGCAAGCTCGCGCTCGGCGATCGCCAATTGCTTGTTGAACCGCTCGCGCAGCTTTGCGCGTAGCTCAGCGGTCTCCACCTGAATTTCGATCCGCCCTCGACCGGAGGGCAGCGAAACGCCAAACGGCGCGTGTTCATCAACACCCGCCAACGGCAATCGAAGGAGGGAGTCCAGCCGAACCAGGTGTGCAAGGTACGGGCGCATCGCCTCGATGCGCTGCCGATCCGCGGGCGGAAAGTGCAGGGACGCGTTCACCGGTTGTGTCGAGAGCACAGGGTCGACGGCCCGGAAACTTCTGATGCCGTTGGCAATATCCATCACCTCGGCCATCCACGCGGTCGCCGTGTCGTCGCGCCACGATTGCGGTGCATCGGGCCACGCCGCCCGCATGATCGTTTCACCTTCGTGCGGCAACGTCTGCCAGATTTCTTCGGTGATCGCCGGCATCACCGGATGCAGCAACGCCATCGTTTGCCCCAGCACCCAGCTCATGACGTGCCGTGTTTCCGCAGCCGCCTCGGCATGCGGTCGTCCGAGGCCTTCAGGGCCGAGGTCAACCTTCGCCATTTCGAGGTACCAGTCGCAGAACTCGCTCCAGATAAACTCGTACAGCCGGTGGCACGCCGCGTGGAACTCGTAGCCTTCCAGCGCCGCGGTCACGTCCGAGGCCGCGCGCGCGAACCGGTCGAGGATCCACC includes:
- a CDS encoding lysylphosphatidylglycerol synthase transmembrane domain-containing protein → MSPSLESGTSTVAAPAVSARASTRWMTYALSAGGVAILIVFGTTTNLQAAARALREVEPLLFALAVLAVPAQMAVRAVRWRYMVRRLTDTRVSGRFAFVSVICGIAAGSMTPGRSFELAKAVMLRDAYGVGLGLSVSAMLIERLLDIVALVAGLLVAALLLPRQTVLGTAALPVLIAAIVAGATLLAGAPDRVRAAATALLRLVPFRAVREHGQRFVDLLCTSVAVARRRHTLGPLLALTALGIALDFTRVVAVFGALRVGLAPQVLIFTYVGAVVLGMALLVPGGVGVTEVSQAGLIAVLAPHAVAMTVARSGVLIDRIVSYYAVLVAGGILLAIYHRYRGVIR